In the genome of Desulfuromonas sp. DDH964, one region contains:
- the mutY gene encoding A/G-specific adenine glycosylase, translating into MPELPFAQVAPLLLAWYGKAGRDLPWRNTRDPYRVWLSEIMLQQTGVAAVIPYFEKFLARFPDLEALATAPVEEVIELWAGLGYYSRARNLHATAREVVAGYAGSFPQTLEALTALPGIGRSTAGAILSIAFDVPAPILDGNVRRVLCRLFAWQEDPRSSAAERQLWRWAEALTPLDRPHDYAQAIMDLGATLCTPTAPACERCPLENLCQGRALGIAAELPRRQNRQKVPTRIQVALLLDCDGSFLVRRRPLAGMLAGLWEFPGTAVAAGETPEVAAGRLLRELGGEGRLRFAGGIEHAYSHFRLDLHLFRADAPAALQVAEAAESRWLTRAELAGFPLHGAHKKALVLL; encoded by the coding sequence ATGCCTGAATTGCCTTTTGCGCAGGTTGCCCCGCTCCTCCTCGCCTGGTACGGCAAGGCCGGCCGCGACCTCCCCTGGCGCAACACACGCGACCCCTACCGGGTCTGGCTTTCGGAGATCATGCTGCAGCAGACCGGAGTGGCGGCGGTCATTCCCTATTTCGAAAAATTCCTGGCGCGCTTCCCCGATCTGGAGGCCCTGGCCACGGCCCCGGTGGAAGAGGTTATCGAACTCTGGGCGGGTTTGGGCTACTACTCCCGCGCCCGCAACCTGCACGCGACAGCGCGCGAGGTGGTCGCTGGCTACGCCGGGAGCTTTCCGCAAACGCTGGAGGCGCTGACGGCGCTCCCCGGTATTGGCCGTTCCACCGCCGGGGCGATCCTCTCCATCGCGTTTGATGTGCCGGCCCCGATCCTCGACGGCAACGTGCGCCGGGTCCTCTGCCGGCTCTTCGCCTGGCAGGAAGACCCGCGCAGCAGCGCCGCCGAAAGGCAGCTCTGGCGCTGGGCCGAAGCCCTGACGCCGCTTGATCGTCCCCACGACTACGCCCAGGCGATCATGGACCTTGGTGCCACCCTCTGTACCCCGACTGCCCCCGCCTGCGAGCGTTGCCCGCTGGAGAACCTCTGCCAGGGGCGGGCGCTGGGGATCGCTGCCGAACTGCCGCGTCGCCAAAACAGGCAGAAGGTGCCGACCCGGATCCAGGTCGCCCTGCTGCTCGATTGCGACGGTTCCTTCCTGGTACGTCGTCGCCCCCTTGCCGGCATGCTGGCCGGGCTCTGGGAGTTCCCCGGGACGGCGGTGGCGGCGGGGGAAACCCCGGAGGTGGCCGCGGGGCGGTTGCTGCGCGAATTGGGCGGGGAGGGGAGACTGCGTTTCGCCGGCGGTATCGAGCATGCCTACAGTCACTTCAGGCTCGACCTGCACCTCTTTCGGGCCGACGCGCCGGCAGCGCTGCAGGTGGCGGAAGCGGCCGAGAGCCGTTGGTTGACCCGGGCCGAGCTCGCCGGCTTTCCCCTGCACGGCGCCCACAAAAAGGCGCTGGTGCTGTTGTAA